The following is a genomic window from Citrifermentans bemidjiense Bem.
GAAGTGTAAGCAATTGGTCTTCCGTTTCCGCTGCCTATGGTCATACCGTGGCTCTTGATTTGAATGGAGCTTTGTGGGCTTGGGGGCGGAATTCATCAGGGGAATTGGGCGATGCAACCAGTGTCGATAAAGTTTATCCTGTACGAATAGGTACGAACGCCACATGGACAACCATGGAAACTGGCGATTCCTATACGGTCGCTTCCAAATCAGACGGTACCCTTTGGGCATGGGGGAATAACTGGTATGGAGGATTGGGAGATGGTACCGCCTCTGAAAGAGATGGGGCGACAACGGCCACTAAATACGTGCCAACACATATAAACAGGATTCTTAGCATAAACAACGGGGGCATCTATACCAAGAACAGCTCGGTTTCCCTCAGGGTACTGGCCGCCGATGCCAACGGTATTGCAGCAACGCAGTTCAGCAATGATGGCAGCACATGGACGAACCCCGAGCCCTACGCTACGACGAGAACCTGGACGCTTGAGCCTGGTGATGGGACCAAGACGGTATTCGCGAAGTTGAAGGACAACGTCGGCAACTGGTCAGGTGCCTTTAGCAGCACGATCATAGTTGATACCACGGCACCGACAGTTTCCGTTGCCTCGCCAATTGCCGTAGTTACCAATGATAACATGCCACTTCTTATCTATGCGGTTTCAGACGGCAATGTGACTGTACTTGTGGACAATGCCCCTGTTACTACCGTTTCCGGCCAAAGGCTTGCTGCACTTACTGACGGGACACATACGGTTCGGGTTGAATCAAGAGATGCAGTTTGGAATACCGGATTTGACGAAGTAACTTTTACGGTAGATCTCCCACCAGCGGTATCGATCACCTCGCCGGCATCGGGATCCACCAACAACACGACACCGCTCCTGACATACACTGCCAGCAACGGTACCGTTGTCGTGAAGGTTGATGGTGTGATTGTCAACAAGGTCTCGGGCAACAGCCTGGACGCCCTCGCCAACGGCACGCACATCGTTCGTGTCGAGGCAACGGATGCCGGCGGAACGGGATATGCGGAAAGGACTTTTGCGATCGATACCGTGGCTGCGACAGTAACTATTTCTTCGCCGACCACGGGTACCACCACCGACAACCCGCCGCTGTTGACCTATACGGTGAGCGACGGAACGGTGACCGTTAAAGTCGACGGCGTTAGCGTCGCCAAGGTGTCCGGCAGTCGGTTGAGTACCCTGGCGAACGGAGCGCACACCGTCCGGGTTGAATCGCGGGATGCTGCGGGGAATATAGGGTTTGCAGAGGTGACTTTTACCGTCAATGCCCCGCTGACCAACCTGACCGAGGACTTCGAGTCCGGAACCATTACCAGACTGCCCTGGGTTACGAGCGGCAATGGTACATGGTCCGCGAAAACCACAACGAAGCGCGGCGGACTTTATGCTGCAGAAGCGCCGGTGTCCATCGTTGACAATCAAAGCGCCACGCTTGAAGTCCCTGTTGCTTGTGCCGCCGGCAACATTACCTTCTGGTATTCGGTCAGTTCCGAGGCGAATTTTGACTTTCTCCACTTCTACATCGATGGAGTCGAGCAGAATAAATGGTCTGGTACAGTCGCCTGGAACCAGGCATCGTTTCCTGTAACCGCCGGCAACCATACCTTCAGATGGTCATATACCAAAGACTCTTCAGTTTCTTCCGGGTCAGATGTGGCGTGGATTGATGATATTGCGGTTCCTTAGCAACCTCAGCGTTAGCTCGGTTCACTTCCCGAAAAGAAGTTAAATGCCGGTCACCCCTGAAACCTGTAGCGTAGGGTAGGCTGGTTGACCAGGAACAAGTTTTTACTGCTGCCGCAAAACGGCCCAGAGGGAGAGGGGGATGTATTCGATCCGTCGGAAAATGGATTAGTTGAGACTGACAATGCAAACTCGAGGAGGGGCTATGGATATTGAGTACAGATACACGCAGGATTTTGAACAGAGACAACTGCAAGACCTTTTTCTTTCCGTCCAATGGTCTTCTGGGCAATACCCTGACAAATTGCAAGTCGCCATGAAAAATTCTGACTGTGTTATTTCGGCATGGCATGGCGATACGTTGGTCGGACTCATAAACGCACTTTCCGACGGTGTGATGACAGCCTACTTTCACTATTTACTCGTGCATCCAGAGTACCAGGCCAAAGGCGTAGGAAAGCAACTTGCCTCTCTCGCTCTGGATAAGTATAACGACTACGCTCGTAAAGTACTTATTGCCTATGATAAAGAAGTAGGATTCTACCAAGGATTAGGCTTCGAAATCGGCACAGGAAAAACACCGATGTTTGTTACCTTCTTGACAACATAAAACTTGAATAACGCGTGTCTTATTTTTTCAAATAGCAGAGAAGGGTCATCGCAAAGCGCGATTTTCAGCCGACATCGTAGACACTGTCGGTGCGATGAGGCTGCCAGGACGGGGCGAGGCGACCCCCGTCCGCCCGTCACACTGCGAAAAGGTAAGCGGTGATGCCTTAGACAAACCCCAACTCAACCCGCTTTCCAAAAACCTGGGCGATCTTTTCCAGGGTTTTGACCGTCGGATTGGCTTTACGCGGGTTTTCGAGACGTTGATAAACCTGATAGGAAATCTTGAGCTGGCGCGCTACTTCAACCTGTGGCCTGAGGGAATTGACCGGATTCTATACAACCTATATGATGCATGCCAAGGCGGGAATTGGGGGAGCGCAGAAAGGAGAAATGACATGACCAAGCCAGCAAAGAATACGGTTTGCCTTTGGTACGACGGCGATGCGGAGGAGGCGGCGCGCTTTTACGCCAAGACCTTTCCCGATTCATCGGTCGACGCGGTGCATCTCGCACCGGGTGACTACCCGTCCGGCAAGAAGGGGGATGTGTTGACGGTGGAGTTTACCGTGATGGGAATTCCCTGCCTTGGGCTCAATGGCGGACCGGAGGTCAAACACAACTGGGCATTCTCGTTTCAGGTCGCGACCGTTGACCAGGAAGAAACGGATCGTTACTGGAACGCCATCGTAGGCAACGGCGGGGCAGAGAATGTGTGCGGCTGGTGCCAGGATAAGTGGGGGGTGTCCTGGCAGATTACGCCGATTGTCCTGACCAAGGCGATAACGGATCCCGATACCGCTGCCGCCAAGCGCGCGTTCGATGCGATGATGCAGATGACGAAGATAGACGTCGCTGCAATCGAGGCGGCGCTTAACAGCAATTGACAATTGACGATTGACAATTGACAATTGACAATTGACAATTGACAATTGACAACTGGAACCACAGGGGAAAGACGCTCACCGCAGAGGAGACACAGAGGAAAAACCAAGAGGTGGGACAGGCACCGTATGAAGCGATCTGCCTGCTAGTAGTGGTAACGAAGCTGCGCGATCATTACTGAGTCATCTTCGACCTTGTACACGATGCGATGCTCGTCGTTGATTCTGCGGGACCAGTACCCGGATAGAGCATGCCTCAGTGGTTCCGGTTTCCCTATCCCTTCGTGGGGCTTTCTCTGGATCTCCCTGATCAGGGTGTTGATGCGCTTGGCGACCTTCTTGTCTGTGCTCTGCCAGAACAGGTAATCTTCCCAAGCGCTTTCCGAGAATATGAGCTTCAATCGATCAGCTCCCGTTCGGTTGCCTTTCCGGTCTCTAGCTCGGCTATAGATTCAACCAGCCGCCGCACGTTTTTAGGGCTTCGCAGCAGGTACGCCGTTTCCTCCAGCGCTTCGTAGTCGTCAAGTGACATCATGACCACCGGCTTTGCCGCTTTGCGGGTGATGATGACGGGGGCATGGTCGTCACATACCTTCTCCATCGTTTCTGCCAGTTTGCTGCGCACGGAACTGTAGGTTATCGAATTCATGATCTAACTCCTGCGATAGTTGTACAAGTAATCGTACAATACTAATTGAGGATTGACAATTGAATAACCGAAAGGCGGAACACAGAGGTCGCGGAGGTCCACGGAGGTCACTGAGGTATTTGCAGGCAATAACCAAAGCTTAGGCACTCACTACAGAGGGGCACAGAGGAACCACAGAGGAAAAACCAAAAAAGGGGACAGGCAATGCATGATGCATCTGCCTGTCCCCTTTGTTTTTAAAGCTTTATCCGGTGTTTCTTAAGGTTCTTCTTCGTGTTGCTATGAACCTGTGGTTCGACTGGGAAAGGTGTGGACTTTCCTGCTTCTGCTTTTCCTCTGTGCCCCTCTGTGGTGTGTGCCTTTGGATTTATGCCACCGAGGCTTTGATGTCGGCTACCAGGTTGGCTACTTCGGCGGTATCGGTGTCCCAGGAGCACATGAACCTGGCGCCGCCGGACCCTATGAAGGTGTAGAAGTGCCAGCCGCGACCGCGCAGCGCCTCCAGCGCCTCGGGCGCCATTTCCAGGAAGACGGAGTTCGCCTGGCTCGGGAACATGACCCGCACTTGCGGTATCTTCCTGATCTCGCTTTCCAAGAGCCTCGCGCAGTTATTGGCGTGCGCCGCGTTCTTTAGCCACGCGCCGCTTTCCAGCATGCCGATCCAGGGGGCGGTGAGAAAGCGCATCTTGGAGGCGAGCTGTCCCGCCTGCTTGCAGCGGTAGTCGAACTCGAAGGCGAGCTCCTTGTTGAAGAAGACTACCGCCTCGCCTATGGCAAAACCGTTCTTGGTCCCCCCAAAGGTGAGGACGTCGACCCCGGCCTGCCAGCTGATCTCTTTCGGGGCGACGTTCAAAGACGCTACTGCGTTCGCAAAGCGTGCGCCGTCCATATGCACCCGCAACGAGTGCTTCTTGGCCAGTTCCCCAATCGCCTGCAGTTCCTGCACGCTGTAAAGCGTCCCCAGCTCGGTGGCCTGGGTGATGCTGAGCGCTTTCGGCTTGGGGTAGTGGATGTCGGTGCGCTTGTGGATGGTGTGCTCCACCGCATCGAGGTCGATCTTGCCGTTTTCTCCGGGAACCAGCAGCACCTTGGTGCCGTTGGAGAAGAACTCGGAGGCGCCGCACTCGTCGGTCTCTATGTGCGCCATCTCGTGGCAGACGATGGAGTGGTAGGACTGGCACAAGGAGGCGAGGGCGAGCGAGTTGGCTGCGGTGCCGTTGAAGACGAAGAAGACTTCGCAGTCGGTCTCGAACAGTTCGCGGATCTTTTCGCAGGCTTCGGCGGTCCAATAATCGTCGCCATAGGAGCTGGCCATGCCGCGATTGGCCTCCGCCATCGCCGCCCAGGCTTCGTTGCATATCCCTGCATAGTTGTCGCTGGCAAAATGGTGCTTCAGCTCGCTGTGTCCGCTTTCCTTTTTCTTCATCTCTTCCTCTCTTCCTCGCCTTTCACTTCTTTGTGTGCTGTTTTGTCTTGGACCTATCACAGTTTGTGCTTCGACTCAGGCTACCTTTGCCACTTTACTAACATTCACGGCCACCATGGAATTGGTTGTATCGAATTTTTGTATTATATGAGCAAAATTATGTCAATGATTAAGTCCCTATCCTTCAGCGACAACGGCGGCCGATTCAGCTTCTTCTTTCCCCTCGTCCGGCAGCAGCTCGGAGACGATCATCCCTGCGAAAATCAGCGCCGCCCCCGTCATCCCGAAAAAGCCCAGCCGCTCGCCTGCGGCGTAATAGGCGTAGCCGGCAGCGAATACCGGTTCGGTGCAGAAGATGAGGGCGGTGTGGGCCGGGCTGATGAACTTCTGCATCGTGGTCTGCACCAGGAAAGCGAAGACGGTGGCGATCAGCACGCAGACCACCAGGGTCCATAAAAGTTCCGGATGCCAGACGAAAACCTCCTTGCCGCGCGCCGTAGCTGTCGCGAGGCTCAAGAGCCCGACCACGGTGAGCTGCAATGTGGTCAGAAGGTAGACGTCGCTTGAGGCCTGTCGGGAAAAGTGGCTGGTGTAAAGAAGATGCAGCGCGACGCAGGCACCGCAGATGGCGGCAAGGATGTCGCCGTAGTTAAAACTGAGAGTGCCGTTGCCGCAGAGGAGAAAAAGCCCGGGCGTCGCAAGAGCTACGCCCCAGCGGATGCCAGGGCCTGCAGGCAACCGGAAGAGGAGCGCGCCGAACAGGGGGACCAGCACCACGTTCAGACCGGTAAGGAAGCCGGTGTTAGATGCGCTGGTGTACTGCAGCGCCATGGTCTGAAAGGCGTAGGAGGCAAAAAGCAGAATGCCCAGCACGCAACCGCTCAAGAGAAGGCGGGCGTTTAATCTATTAGCGCGTGCCAAGGCAAGAGGAAGCATGACTGCAGAAGCAATTAAAAATCTTTGTGAAAGAAAAACAAAGACATCAACCTGACTGATTGCATCTTTTACTATGGTAAAAGTTACTCCCCAGAAGAACGTCGTTATCAGAAGCAGTATACCCGCCTGAATTTTTTTCACAGATCTCAACGTTGTTTGACCTCATAAAACCTTGATTTCACTTAATTGTGGTATGACAACTTAACATGAGCTTTCAGACGGTGCAACTGCTTATTTATTAAGTGGTTGACAAGAGACGATTTTATCTTTAAAAGTATGCCCGAAAATGTTAAAGGTGTGTTCTGTTTAATATTAAAGGGAACCAAGGAGGAAGTATGAAAGCTATTCGTATCATGGCAGTCGTTGTGGCATTCGCAGGTCTTTGTTTTGCCTCTGCAGCCCTGGCCGCACCGAAAACGGTAACCGTCGCTACCGACGCGACCTGGCCCCCGATGGAGTTTGTGGATGCCAACAAGAAGATCGTCGGTTTCGATATCGACTTCATGAACGCAGTCGCCAAGGAGGCGGGTTTCCAGGCCTCCTTCAAGAACACTGCCTGGGACGGCATCTTCGCCGGCATCGCCGCCGGCCAGTACGACGCCATCATCTCCTCGGTCACCATCACCGACGAGCGCAAGGCGAAGTTCGACTTCACTGTTCCTTACATCAGCATCGGCCAGATCCTGGTGGTGCCCAAAGCCGAGAAGGGGACGAAGATCGGCGATCTGAAGGGCAAGAAAATCGGCGCCCAGATCGGCACTACCGGTGCCATGGAGATCAAGAAGGTCGCCGGCGTGGAGCTGAAGACCTATGACGAAGTAGGTCTCGCTTTCGAGGACATGGCAGCCGGGCGCATCTCCGGTGTCGTCTGCGACCAGCCGACCGCCGTCACCTACGCGCTGGACAAGAAGGAGTACAGCAACAAGTTCAAGATCGTGGGCCAGCCCTTCACCAAAGAGGCTTACGGCATCGTGGTCAAGAAGGGTAACAAGGAGCTGGTCGACCAGCTGAACAAGGGAATCGCGGCAGTGCAGAAGAAAAAGATCGACCAGCAGATCAAGAAGAAGTGGCACCTTAAGTAGTGCACGATTGGCTCCTGCAGGAGCGGCACGCAATGGCGCTGACCCCGCCGAAGCCCCCTGCAGGAGCTGTTTTTTGGCCCAAGCGCGTATACGGGAAAAGTTAAAAAATCAAAGTTGAGCCGGGATGTTAGCCCGGCCAGGACGGTATGAAAAACTGATGAGTATTGATGCAAAAAAGCAGATCATCGACGTCGGGGACGGTGCAGCCATCCCCCGCAAAAGCGACCGCGGACTCTTTACCGCGTGGCGCATAGCCTTCTTTGGGGCCATCGGCACCCTGATCTATCTGGTAAAGACAAAACCTGACCCTTATCTCAACATTCTCAAGTTCGTTCCCGACGGCATACTGGTTACTTTCCAGGTGACCCTCGGGGCGATACTTTTAGCCATCGTCTTCGGCCTCTTCACCGGCTTGGGGAGGATCTCCAAGAACCGGTTCCTAAACGGCGCAGCCTCGCTTTACGTCGAGATCATCCGCGGCATCCCCCTCCTGGTGCAGATCTTCTACATCTACTACGCCCTTGGGCGCTTCGTGCAGGTCCCCCCGATCCTTTCCGCCATAATCGCCATGGCTGTCTGCTACGGCGCTTACATGGGCGAGGTGGTACGGGCGGGGATCGAGTCGATCCACAAGGGGCAGAGGGAAGCAGCGCTTTCGCTCGGCATGAACGGGCGCCAGACCATGATCCACGTCATCCTGCCGCAGGCGGTGAAGGTGATCCTGCCCCCGGTGGGCAACGAGTTCATAGCCCTTTTGAAGGATTCCTCGCTTGTTTCCATCATCGCCGTCGCGGATCTTTTGCGCCGCGGCCGCGAATTCGCCTCCGAGTCTTTCACCTATTTCGAGACCTACACGGTCATAGCGCTGATTTACCTGATCATCACCTTGTTCTTCTCGAAGATCATCGGCGTCATGGAGGAGCGTGTCAGTGTCAACAAGTAAGCGCAGAAAGATGGTCGAGGCGACCGAGATCGTGAAGATCTACGGTTCTTTCCGGGCTTTGGACCGGGTTTCACTGGACGTTTTCGACGGCGAGAAGGTGGTCATCATCGGCCCCTCCGGGTCCGGCAAATCGACGCTGCTTCGATCCATCAACAGGCTCGAGGAGATCGACCGGGGCAAGATGATAGTGGACGGCATGGATATCATGGACCCCAAGACCGACATCACCAAGGTGCGCGAGGAGGTGGGGATGGTGTTCCAGTCCTTCAACCTTTTCCCGCACAAGACTGTGCTGGAGAACCTCACCCTGGCGCAGATTGTGGTCAGGAAGCGCTCCAAGTTCGAGGCGGAAGAAAAGGCGATGATGCTCCTGGAGAAGGTCGGGCTGGTGGCAAAAGCCAAGGCCTACCCGGGGAATCTCTCCGGCGGTCAGCAGCAACGCGTAGCTATCGCCCGCTCGCTTGCCATGGATCCGAAGATGCTCCTTTTCGACGAGCCGACCTCGGCGCTCGACCCCGAGATGATCGGCGAGGTTTTGGACGTAATGAAGGATCTCGCCAGGGATGGGATGACCATGGCGGTGGTAACGCACGAGATGGGTTTTGCCCGCGAGGTGGCGGACCGGGTGATCTTCATGGACGCCGGGAGGATCGTGGAGGAGGGGACGCCGGAGCATTTCTTCACCGCACCTTCCCACGAACGCGCAAAGCTGTTTTTAAGCCAGATACTGTAGCCGCTGCCGCGGCGCTCTGAGAGGGAAACCTGGGCGCCGGCGGTACATGCTTTGTTTATATTTCAGTTGAATGGAAAGGTGGTGGTCGTTTTCCCCCGGGTTAACTAGCAGGCCAGTTGTACCAGCAGGACATGCAATTAACTTAAAAGAGGAGGATGTTAAATGAAGAAACAGAACAAAAAGCTTTTGGTGGCAGCAATTGCAGCAGCTCTGTCCGCAGCGTCCGCAGTACCCGCCCTAGCACTGGAGAACCAGTTCAACGGCGCCTTCACCGCTTTCTACGACATGTCGAACTTCAGCGGCAGCGGCGTCACCCAGAAGAACGCGCCCAGCGAGAACTACTTCGTACAGCGCGTTCGTTTGGGCTACACCGCCAAGGCTGACGACCACGTCAAACTGGTCACCAAGTTCGAATTCGACTACGACTACTGGGGCAACAGCTCCTACACCAACGCTCGCGGCGGCGGCGGCGCTATCGGTGCCGACACGGTGAACATGGAGACCAAGCACCTCTATCTCGACCTGACCTATCCGCAGCTCAACACCAAGATCGGTATGATGCCGTACAACGATTCCTTCAAAGGTCTGGTGTTCGACGCCGACATGGCCGGCATCCTTCTCTCTCACGATTACTCCAATGCCAGCATCTCCGCGGGTTTCTTCCGCCTGATGGACTCCACCAAAGACAGCAACATCATTAAAGACGGTCGCCAGCAGGACTTCACCCGCCTGGGTAGAAACACCAACGACATGTTCACCCTGGACGGCAAGTACACCGTCTCTAAGGACCTGACCGTCGGCGCTGCCTACTACTACATCCAAGACGACAGCAACGACTTCGTCTCCACCATCCAGAGCGCCAAGGTGCACAACCTCGGTATCAATGCCGCCGGCAACGTCGGCCCTGTTGCCCTGAACGGCTTCTTCCTGAAGCAGTTCGGCGACCTCTCCAAGACCACCGATGCCAAGGGCTACACCTTCAACGTCGGCGCCAAGATGCCCCTGGCCGGCGGCACCCTGCGCTCCGAGTTCCTCTATGTCAGCGGCGGCAACGATCAGTTCTACATCACCCACAGCGAACCGGGCGCGACCGAGGGCGGCCAGTTCTACGACGCCGAGATGATCATGTTGAACCGTGACAAGTACGCGACCACCATCGATAACGCCATCATGTACGACGTCAACAACAGCGGTCAGGGCGTTATCGAAGGCACCGTCGGCTACGACTACACCTTCAACGACAAGGTTTCCGCCAGCGCCAATGCCGGCTTCGCCGCCGTTGCCAAGAACACCGCCCACGCAGGGAGCAGCGACTACCTCGGCACCGAGATCAACGCTGAGGCTTACTACAAGCTGACCGCCAACGTTACTCTCGGCGCACGCGCGGGCTACCTCTTCCTCGGCGACTACTTCACCAACGAAGACAACCCCTACGATGTGAAGCTCATTGCCAAGTACAACTTCTAAGACGCATACGATCTTCCCCGGTACTCTCTGTACCGGGGAAGATAAATTACGTCTGTGTCTGTCTTGACAATCAAGTAGTGACAATTAGAATCAGTTGACGTGTGAATTTTGTCTTTACAATGAGAACGACATCCAAAGGAGGTAGTCTGCATGAGCTTTAAGAAGATCAGCGCATTGCTCTTGGTAGCGATGCTGGCAGCCGGCGCATTCGGCTGCAAGAAGAAGGAAGAGGCCGCAGCCCCGGCTGCAGGAGCCGCCAAACCGGCAGGCAACACCGTGAAGATCGGTTTCCTCGGCGCTCTCACCGGCGACGTGGCGATGTTCGGCAAGCCGACCCTCGAAGGTATGAAGATGGCTGCTGCTGAAATCAACGCAGCCGGCGGCATTCTCGGCAAGCAGATCGAGATCGTCGAGGCCGACAACCGCGGCGACAAGCAGGAAGGCGCTTCGGTCACCCAGAAATTCATCTCCCGCGACAACGTGACCGCCATCGTCGGCGACCCGACCACCGGCATCACCAAGGTTGCCGCTCCCATCGCGCAGAAGGCAGGCGTGGTGCTGCTGTCCGCCGGCGCCACCGGCCCGGGCGTGGTCGAAGTGGGCGATTACATCTTCCGCGACACCCTGCTCGACTCCATCGCTATTCCGGCCTGCATCCAGTACTTCGCGAAGGACCTCGGCTTCAAGAAGGTCGCCATCATCACTTCCGACAACAACGACTACTCGGTCGGCCTTTCCCAGACCTTCCGCGATGCCGCTGCCAAGGTTCCCTCGATCAAGATCGTAGCCGACGAGAAGGTGAAGGACGGCGACAAGGACTTCTCCGCTCAGATCACCAACATCAAGGCTAAGAAACCGGACGTCATCCTCTTCTCCGGTTACTACACCGAGGGCGCTCTGATCATGAAAGAGGCGCGCAAGCAGGGTCTCAAGTCCCCGATGTTCGGCGGCGACGGACTCTTCTCGCCTAAATTCATCGAGCTTGGCGGCCCCGCAGTCGAGGGCTCCATGTCCGCTCTGGGCTTCTCCACCGAGCAGGCTTCCCCTGCGACCGCGAAATTCATCGAGGCGTTCAAGGCGAAGCATAACGGCGAACTCCCGGGCCTCTTCGACGCCCAGGGCTACGACGCAGTGATGCTCCTGGCAGACTCCATGAAGCGCGCCAACAGCGTAGACGCCAAGGTATTCAAGGATGCCCTTGCCAAGACCAAAGGCTTCGAAGGCGTTTCCGGCACCATCAGCATGCAGGCCAACCGCGAGCCGATCAAGAGCCCGCTTTCCCTTCTCTTTGTGAAGGACGGCAAGTTCGTGCTGAAGGCAAAAGTCCCCGTCAAAATGGACTAAGGCCTGAACCCCGCAGTACCAGCGGCCCCTGTTTCGACAGGGGCCGTTTTTTTTTTACTCAGACAGGTCAGACAGATTTCTCAGTGACTGACCGTTTACCCCTTGACAAGAACAATGAGAAAAATTATATTTCATCAAGTTAAAGGGGAGTAGTTATCGGCCGGAGAAATGGCCGACCCGGTTTCCGTCAATACGGTCTTAGGACCCGGAGCCGGGGCAGATATCCTGTCAACAAGACCTTTATCCAGGCATTAACGTGTCGCGGGTAAAGGTTTTTTTATTTGCCCGGTGACAAAACGGTCCCAACAGCGGACTTACTACAATCGTCGAGGTAAATACTATGCAAAGACTCAAGACAACCTTCCTACTGGCTCTACTCACCGTTCTCATGGTCACCATGGGAAGCGCGCTGGGCGGCAGAACCGGCATGGTGACCGCCTTCGTCCTGGCGCTCGGCATGAACTTCTTCTCCTACTGGTTCTCCGACAAGATCGTCCTAAAAATGTACGGCGCCCAGGAGATCGAGGAGCACGACAACCCCATGTTCTACAACATGGTGCGCCACCTGGCCGCCCGCGCCGGGCTTCCTATGCCTAAGGTCTACATCATCCCCTCGGACAGCCCCAACGCCTTCGCCACCGGGCGAAACCCCGAGCATGCCGCGGTCGCGGCAACTGAAGGGATCCTGCGCATCCTCTCTCCCGAAGAGCTAGAAGGGGTGATGGCGCACGAGTTGGCCCACGTGCAAAACCGCGACATCCTGGTCGGCACCATCGCGGCCACCTTCGCCGGCGCCATATCCATGATCGGCAACATGCTCCAGTGGGGCGCCATGTTCGGGGCAGGGCGGGGCGACGACGAAGAGGGTGGCGGTATCGGCGGCCTGGTCGGGTCTCTCGCCATGGCCATCATCGCGCCCATCGCCGCCATGCTGATTCAGATGGCCGTTTCCCGCTCGCGCGAGTACCTGGCAGATGCCTCTGGCGCCCAGATCTGCGGCCGCCCCCTGGCGCTGGCCTCTGCACTCAGGAAACTACACCTGGCGTCGCAGGCGCTTCCGATGCAGGAGGCGCGGCCCGCCACCGCCCACATGTTCATCGTCAACCCGCTTACA
Proteins encoded in this region:
- a CDS encoding RCC1 domain-containing protein, coding for MQEATTPQRSNLTVHCGHGGGNYNGQVGNGSTLNQLFPLQIGTDRSWTAISAGGAHTLALKANGTLWGWGSNSSGQVGLGYGSLAQYTSPTRIGTAGNWKLISAGTYHSMALQTDNTLWGWGSNQYGQLGNGTTSSYGQLSFPVKIGSVSNWSSVSAAYGHTVALDLNGALWAWGRNSSGELGDATSVDKVYPVRIGTNATWTTMETGDSYTVASKSDGTLWAWGNNWYGGLGDGTASERDGATTATKYVPTHINRILSINNGGIYTKNSSVSLRVLAADANGIAATQFSNDGSTWTNPEPYATTRTWTLEPGDGTKTVFAKLKDNVGNWSGAFSSTIIVDTTAPTVSVASPIAVVTNDNMPLLIYAVSDGNVTVLVDNAPVTTVSGQRLAALTDGTHTVRVESRDAVWNTGFDEVTFTVDLPPAVSITSPASGSTNNTTPLLTYTASNGTVVVKVDGVIVNKVSGNSLDALANGTHIVRVEATDAGGTGYAERTFAIDTVAATVTISSPTTGTTTDNPPLLTYTVSDGTVTVKVDGVSVAKVSGSRLSTLANGAHTVRVESRDAAGNIGFAEVTFTVNAPLTNLTEDFESGTITRLPWVTSGNGTWSAKTTTKRGGLYAAEAPVSIVDNQSATLEVPVACAAGNITFWYSVSSEANFDFLHFYIDGVEQNKWSGTVAWNQASFPVTAGNHTFRWSYTKDSSVSSGSDVAWIDDIAVP
- a CDS encoding GNAT family N-acetyltransferase, encoding MDIEYRYTQDFEQRQLQDLFLSVQWSSGQYPDKLQVAMKNSDCVISAWHGDTLVGLINALSDGVMTAYFHYLLVHPEYQAKGVGKQLASLALDKYNDYARKVLIAYDKEVGFYQGLGFEIGTGKTPMFVTFLTT
- a CDS encoding VOC family protein; this encodes MTKPAKNTVCLWYDGDAEEAARFYAKTFPDSSVDAVHLAPGDYPSGKKGDVLTVEFTVMGIPCLGLNGGPEVKHNWAFSFQVATVDQEETDRYWNAIVGNGGAENVCGWCQDKWGVSWQITPIVLTKAITDPDTAAAKRAFDAMMQMTKIDVAAIEAALNSN
- a CDS encoding Txe/YoeB family addiction module toxin — translated: MKLIFSESAWEDYLFWQSTDKKVAKRINTLIREIQRKPHEGIGKPEPLRHALSGYWSRRINDEHRIVYKVEDDSVMIAQLRYHY
- a CDS encoding type II toxin-antitoxin system Phd/YefM family antitoxin produces the protein MNSITYSSVRSKLAETMEKVCDDHAPVIITRKAAKPVVMMSLDDYEALEETAYLLRSPKNVRRLVESIAELETGKATERELID
- a CDS encoding threonine aldolase family protein — its product is MKKKESGHSELKHHFASDNYAGICNEAWAAMAEANRGMASSYGDDYWTAEACEKIRELFETDCEVFFVFNGTAANSLALASLCQSYHSIVCHEMAHIETDECGASEFFSNGTKVLLVPGENGKIDLDAVEHTIHKRTDIHYPKPKALSITQATELGTLYSVQELQAIGELAKKHSLRVHMDGARFANAVASLNVAPKEISWQAGVDVLTFGGTKNGFAIGEAVVFFNKELAFEFDYRCKQAGQLASKMRFLTAPWIGMLESGAWLKNAAHANNCARLLESEIRKIPQVRVMFPSQANSVFLEMAPEALEALRGRGWHFYTFIGSGGARFMCSWDTDTAEVANLVADIKASVA
- a CDS encoding DMT family transporter, with the protein product MKKIQAGILLLITTFFWGVTFTIVKDAISQVDVFVFLSQRFLIASAVMLPLALARANRLNARLLLSGCVLGILLFASYAFQTMALQYTSASNTGFLTGLNVVLVPLFGALLFRLPAGPGIRWGVALATPGLFLLCGNGTLSFNYGDILAAICGACVALHLLYTSHFSRQASSDVYLLTTLQLTVVGLLSLATATARGKEVFVWHPELLWTLVVCVLIATVFAFLVQTTMQKFISPAHTALIFCTEPVFAAGYAYYAAGERLGFFGMTGAALIFAGMIVSELLPDEGKEEAESAAVVAEG
- a CDS encoding basic amino acid ABC transporter substrate-binding protein yields the protein MKAIRIMAVVVAFAGLCFASAALAAPKTVTVATDATWPPMEFVDANKKIVGFDIDFMNAVAKEAGFQASFKNTAWDGIFAGIAAGQYDAIISSVTITDERKAKFDFTVPYISIGQILVVPKAEKGTKIGDLKGKKIGAQIGTTGAMEIKKVAGVELKTYDEVGLAFEDMAAGRISGVVCDQPTAVTYALDKKEYSNKFKIVGQPFTKEAYGIVVKKGNKELVDQLNKGIAAVQKKKIDQQIKKKWHLK
- a CDS encoding amino acid ABC transporter permease, with the protein product MSIDAKKQIIDVGDGAAIPRKSDRGLFTAWRIAFFGAIGTLIYLVKTKPDPYLNILKFVPDGILVTFQVTLGAILLAIVFGLFTGLGRISKNRFLNGAASLYVEIIRGIPLLVQIFYIYYALGRFVQVPPILSAIIAMAVCYGAYMGEVVRAGIESIHKGQREAALSLGMNGRQTMIHVILPQAVKVILPPVGNEFIALLKDSSLVSIIAVADLLRRGREFASESFTYFETYTVIALIYLIITLFFSKIIGVMEERVSVNK